In Lacrimispora indolis DSM 755, a genomic segment contains:
- a CDS encoding APC family permease, producing the protein MGSKRKIKNILLGNTLKSIELEGEKLGPFWGVPIMASDAVSSVAYAIEEMLLVLVPVLGLSAVHYLGYVTSPIILLFLVLAFSYSQIIANYPNGGGAYIVSAENIGRGASMVAASSLIIGYVMTVAVSLSAATAALISAFPEFADYRLLFALLFLCIVTLLNLRGMRESSKLFGIPTYAFIVIMLALIVTGFAKLITGNLPPVHYPDNLQTVSGGAGTVSLFLLLRAFSSGCSALTGVEVVSNAVPSFREPSQKNAKHVLFILVGIIVAIFGGAVLLVTSLGIIPLEGKTVISQMGMAIFGPGPMFYILQFATSLILLLAANTAYNGLPTLLAILAADGFVPRQFMHRGTRLSFSNGILFIFFVAAFLLVVFKAETHYLIPLYAIGVFLSFTLSQSGMVIRWIRVKGKGYWYKMFINGLGALMTGTGTVIVFVTRFAQGSWALAIIIPVIVFIMHRIDVHYQFVGRQLAVNDFMSHYHKSTSHDTNLCIVLAGGINRSVLKALNYANLITSNVVALHVATDERQCEQLQKKWKETGIDIPLEVIMSPYRELIEPVEEYISKKEADLPPGDMITVVMSRFMEESWFANILHNQTTYFIMQRLRKHRNVSMVLVPYLYSTAFKPASKEKSEMVNKGGV; encoded by the coding sequence ATGGGTTCAAAGAGAAAGATAAAAAATATATTGCTGGGAAATACGCTGAAAAGCATTGAACTGGAAGGGGAAAAGCTGGGACCCTTTTGGGGAGTGCCTATTATGGCAAGTGATGCGGTTTCCTCAGTGGCTTATGCAATTGAGGAAATGCTGCTGGTTCTGGTTCCTGTCCTGGGACTGTCAGCGGTTCATTATCTTGGGTACGTCACCTCGCCCATTATACTGCTGTTTTTAGTTTTGGCATTTTCCTATTCACAGATCATTGCAAATTACCCCAACGGCGGCGGTGCATATATCGTATCTGCTGAAAACATCGGAAGAGGCGCGTCAATGGTAGCCGCATCTTCCCTGATCATTGGTTATGTGATGACAGTAGCAGTCAGCTTATCGGCGGCAACGGCAGCTCTCATATCCGCTTTTCCGGAATTTGCAGATTACCGGCTGCTGTTCGCCCTGCTTTTCCTATGTATCGTTACCCTTCTGAACCTCAGGGGAATGAGAGAATCATCCAAGCTTTTTGGGATACCCACTTACGCATTTATCGTCATCATGCTGGCTCTTATTGTAACCGGTTTTGCAAAGCTTATAACCGGGAACTTGCCGCCGGTCCATTATCCGGATAATTTACAGACTGTTTCAGGCGGCGCAGGGACTGTTTCCCTGTTTCTTCTTCTCAGAGCGTTTTCTTCCGGTTGTTCGGCGTTAACGGGAGTGGAGGTAGTGAGCAATGCGGTCCCAAGCTTTCGTGAACCGTCACAGAAAAACGCCAAGCATGTACTGTTTATTCTGGTAGGGATCATTGTGGCCATTTTTGGCGGAGCAGTGCTTCTGGTCACTTCCTTGGGAATCATTCCCTTAGAGGGGAAAACCGTGATTTCCCAGATGGGCATGGCCATATTCGGGCCTGGGCCGATGTTTTATATTCTGCAGTTTGCCACCTCCCTTATTTTATTGCTGGCGGCAAATACTGCATATAATGGTCTGCCTACGCTGTTGGCCATCCTGGCTGCTGATGGATTCGTGCCCCGCCAGTTCATGCACAGAGGGACAAGGCTTAGCTTTTCCAATGGGATTTTGTTCATTTTTTTTGTGGCGGCATTTCTGCTGGTGGTTTTTAAGGCGGAAACCCATTATCTGATCCCTCTTTATGCCATCGGAGTATTCCTGTCCTTTACCTTGTCCCAGAGCGGGATGGTGATCAGATGGATCCGGGTGAAGGGAAAAGGTTATTGGTATAAAATGTTCATAAACGGCCTGGGCGCTCTTATGACCGGTACCGGAACGGTGATTGTATTTGTAACCAGGTTTGCCCAGGGCTCCTGGGCTCTGGCAATTATTATACCTGTGATCGTTTTTATTATGCACCGCATTGACGTCCATTATCAGTTTGTGGGCCGGCAGCTGGCAGTCAACGACTTTATGTCCCATTATCACAAAAGCACCAGCCATGACACCAATCTCTGTATTGTCCTGGCCGGCGGAATCAACCGTTCTGTGCTGAAAGCTCTGAATTATGCAAATCTGATCACTTCCAACGTGGTTGCCCTTCACGTGGCTACAGATGAGAGGCAGTGTGAACAGCTTCAGAAAAAATGGAAGGAAACAGGCATTGATATACCCCTTGAGGTCATCATGTCCCCTTACCGGGAGCTTATTGAGCCTGTGGAAGAGTACATCAGCAAAAAGGAAGCTGATCTGCCACCGGGGGATATGATCACGGTCGTTATGTCCCGCTTTATGGAAGAGAGCTGGTTTGCAAATATACTCCATAACCAGACTACTTATTTCATTATGCAGAGGCTCAGGAAGCACAGAAATGTTTCCATGGTCCTGGTTCCATACCTTTACAGTACGGCGTTTAAGCCTGCTTCAAAGGAGAAAAGCGAAATGGTTAATAAAGGCGGTGTTTAA
- the asnB gene encoding asparagine synthase (glutamine-hydrolyzing) produces the protein MCGIAGFYNPNHDYLKDKSHYVNILEQMSEIQRHRGPDDSGTWLFKQGGLSHARLSIIDLTTGRQPITKTEAGKTFGIVYNGEIYNTNELRRDLITRGHFFSTTSDTEVILTGYMEYGPDFVKQLNGIFAFAIMDPFREHLCLCRDRSGVKPLFYTIRNEEIIFASELKGIFAYPGIRPVLDRKGLNEIFSLGPAHTSGCGVFKGIDEVLPGHMLLCSGEGFRLKCYWKLESKPHEDSYEETIEKTSFLVQDSIRRQMVSDVPICTFLSGGVDSSLVSAVCAAELKKQGKRLTTFSFDFVNNDKYFKASTFQPSLDRPFVDQMVKFLDSDHHYLECDNVTQADRLYDSVLAHDLPAMGDIDSSLLHFCSLVKGYNKVTLTGECADEIFGGYPWFHKEECFKAHTFPWTMDLGTRKAVLKDDFLDYLKMDEYVLETYEKSVAETPVLPGDNPKEARRREISYLNLRWFMQTLLNRMDRDSMYSGLEARVPFADHRIIEYVWNVPWDIKTRDGVVKSLLRQAGKGLLPDEILFRRKSPYPKTYDTNYEALLIKRVREMMAGGSAPAMEFLDAKKLEKLLTSPSDYGKPWYGQLMAGPQMLAYILQINYWLEKYQISVE, from the coding sequence ATGTGCGGAATTGCTGGTTTTTACAATCCGAATCACGATTACCTGAAAGATAAATCCCATTACGTGAATATTCTGGAGCAAATGTCAGAAATCCAGAGACACCGGGGACCTGACGATTCAGGAACCTGGCTCTTTAAACAGGGAGGTCTGTCCCACGCCCGTTTATCCATCATCGACTTAACCACCGGCCGCCAGCCCATAACAAAGACTGAGGCAGGCAAAACCTTTGGAATTGTATACAACGGAGAGATTTACAATACAAACGAGCTTCGCCGGGACTTAATAACCCGGGGCCATTTCTTTTCCACCACCTCTGACACAGAGGTGATTTTGACCGGATATATGGAATACGGGCCTGATTTTGTAAAGCAGCTAAACGGCATCTTCGCCTTTGCAATCATGGACCCATTCCGGGAACACTTATGTCTCTGCCGGGACCGTTCCGGCGTAAAGCCTCTCTTTTACACCATACGGAATGAAGAAATCATCTTTGCGTCTGAGCTGAAAGGAATTTTTGCATATCCAGGCATACGGCCGGTTTTAGACCGGAAAGGCTTAAACGAGATTTTCTCCTTAGGGCCGGCCCATACTTCCGGATGCGGGGTCTTTAAAGGAATCGATGAAGTGCTCCCGGGCCACATGCTGCTCTGTTCCGGAGAGGGTTTCCGCTTAAAATGCTACTGGAAGCTGGAGAGCAAACCTCATGAGGACAGCTATGAAGAAACCATTGAAAAGACCTCCTTTCTGGTCCAGGACTCTATCCGCCGCCAAATGGTTTCCGATGTTCCCATCTGCACCTTTTTGTCAGGAGGCGTGGATTCCAGCCTGGTTTCGGCAGTTTGTGCCGCAGAGCTTAAAAAGCAGGGCAAAAGGCTTACCACCTTTTCCTTTGATTTTGTAAACAATGACAAATACTTTAAAGCCAGCACCTTTCAGCCCTCCCTTGACCGTCCCTTTGTGGATCAGATGGTAAAATTTTTAGACTCCGACCATCATTATCTGGAATGTGACAACGTAACCCAGGCCGACCGGCTTTATGACTCCGTCCTGGCCCATGATCTGCCTGCCATGGGAGACATTGACTCTTCCTTACTCCACTTCTGCTCCCTGGTCAAAGGGTATAATAAGGTGACCTTGACCGGAGAGTGTGCAGATGAAATATTCGGAGGATACCCCTGGTTTCATAAGGAGGAGTGCTTTAAGGCCCATACCTTCCCCTGGACCATGGATTTGGGAACACGGAAGGCCGTCTTAAAGGATGACTTCCTGGACTATCTTAAAATGGATGAATATGTGCTGGAAACTTATGAAAAGTCCGTAGCGGAAACGCCTGTGCTTCCCGGGGATAATCCCAAAGAGGCAAGAAGAAGAGAAATCTCCTATTTAAATCTCCGCTGGTTTATGCAGACCCTGCTGAACCGCATGGACCGTGACAGCATGTATTCCGGCCTTGAGGCCAGAGTTCCCTTTGCAGACCACCGGATCATCGAATACGTGTGGAATGTTCCCTGGGACATAAAAACAAGGGATGGGGTCGTTAAAAGTCTCCTTCGCCAGGCTGGAAAAGGGCTTCTGCCTGATGAAATCCTGTTCCGCAGGAAATCCCCATATCCCAAAACTTATGACACAAATTACGAAGCCCTTTTAATCAAGCGGGTAAGAGAAATGATGGCAGGCGGTTCCGCTCCTGCCATGGAGTTTCTGGATGCAAAGAAGCTGGAAAAACTCTTGACCAGCCCTTCTGATTACGGAAAGCCCTGGTACGGTCAGCTCATGGCAGGCCCACAGATGCTTGCTTATATCCTTCAGATCAATTACTGGCTTGAAAAATACCAGATCTCGGTGGAATAA
- a CDS encoding MerR family transcriptional regulator, whose product MKKYTIGEVSSRLGLSRDTLRFYEKKGIIQPEKQKNGYRTYTYEDIKKLSSIMFYRRLNFSIEDIGRILYKSSFPSYCSMIQEKITEEKQQVERHRQSLIHLKHLQKHYKNVEQCLNRYDLRPMPPYYQMPDNRFINQRGLSDLCYICQEYQINDHCADQVNEFFMIAEDTVSIMKMKQALNGYPLLKQERCVYTVIASDSPVLESQAVWEAADWARKNKYSPVGTAYSGHLLSCAFKDNTKEHQEIKADTSINYIEVYLPLQV is encoded by the coding sequence ATGAAAAAGTACACCATTGGAGAAGTTTCCAGCCGCTTGGGCCTAAGCCGGGATACCCTTCGCTTTTATGAAAAAAAGGGGATCATACAACCGGAAAAGCAAAAAAACGGCTATCGAACCTATACATACGAAGATATTAAAAAGCTTTCAAGCATCATGTTTTACCGGAGACTGAACTTCAGCATTGAGGATATCGGCCGGATCCTGTATAAAAGCTCTTTCCCTTCCTACTGTTCCATGATCCAGGAAAAAATTACGGAGGAAAAACAACAGGTGGAAAGGCACCGGCAGTCCCTCATCCATCTGAAGCATTTACAGAAACATTATAAAAACGTGGAACAATGCCTAAACCGCTATGATTTACGGCCCATGCCCCCCTATTACCAGATGCCGGATAACCGTTTTATCAATCAAAGGGGCCTCTCCGACTTATGTTATATCTGCCAGGAATACCAGATCAATGACCATTGCGCGGACCAGGTAAACGAATTCTTCATGATCGCTGAAGATACCGTATCCATCATGAAAATGAAGCAGGCATTAAACGGTTATCCTTTATTGAAGCAGGAACGCTGCGTTTATACCGTGATCGCCTCAGACAGCCCGGTGCTGGAGTCACAGGCAGTTTGGGAAGCAGCAGACTGGGCAAGGAAAAACAAATATTCCCCTGTGGGCACCGCCTACAGCGGGCACTTATTAAGCTGTGCCTTTAAGGATAACACAAAGGAACACCAGGAAATAAAAGCAGATACATCCATCAATTACATTGAAGTGTATCTGCCGCTTCAGGTATAA
- a CDS encoding ATP-dependent nuclease: MQITSVHIKNFKSIRDMEIQSVENALILVGKNNTGKTGILDAIRAAAGAYEITEEDFNEKKQNIEITMTLAITPEDLASFHRGGVVSQYKRFEAWLHDFESKLPSYRNGSLSFTYQVNWNGVVRFKDGYRKNNRYIRDIFPRLYYIDSERDLDQFQNDLLLFQEDEQLVKLRTHVCMFDGARECNQCFKCIGLINQKKPEDLQIYETAKLLEYKMYQLNLNDFAEKVNENYRKNGGYEEIRFSLNCNPREMFKVAAETYHAERGKLSPINNLSNGMKSLYMLSLLETYTEDEKRIPSVVIVEDPEIFLHPQLQKISSEILYRLSKKNQVIFTTHSPGMLFNFTSRQIRQVVLDRDGYSVVRDRTDIDAILDDLGYGANDFLGVSFVFIVEGKQDKSRLPLLLEKYYSEIHDKEGNLSRISIITTNSCTNIKTYANLKYMNQVYLRDQFLMIRDGDGKNPEELAGQLCRYYDERSLEDIDKLPKVTRRNVLILKYYSFENYFLNPKVMAELGVVESEEAFYRTLFEKWKEYLFRLKSGRQFVETVGKDMESMEDLKAYMEEFKIYMRGHNLYDIFYGPYKKQEGELLKKYIDLAPREDFKDILDAIDKFVYFESRKAEA, encoded by the coding sequence ATGCAAATAACGTCGGTACATATTAAAAATTTTAAATCCATACGGGATATGGAAATTCAAAGCGTAGAAAATGCCCTGATACTGGTGGGAAAGAACAATACAGGAAAGACAGGGATCCTGGATGCCATACGGGCAGCAGCAGGAGCCTATGAGATTACAGAAGAAGATTTTAACGAAAAAAAGCAGAATATAGAGATTACCATGACCCTGGCCATTACGCCGGAGGATCTGGCCTCTTTTCACAGAGGCGGGGTGGTAAGCCAGTATAAGAGGTTTGAGGCATGGCTACATGATTTTGAATCAAAACTGCCTTCTTATCGTAACGGAAGCCTGTCTTTTACCTATCAGGTAAACTGGAATGGGGTTGTTCGGTTTAAGGATGGGTACAGGAAGAATAACCGGTATATCAGGGATATTTTTCCCAGGCTTTATTACATTGACTCGGAACGGGATTTAGACCAGTTTCAAAACGATCTTCTGCTTTTTCAGGAGGATGAACAGTTGGTGAAACTGAGGACCCATGTTTGTATGTTTGACGGTGCAAGGGAATGCAACCAGTGCTTTAAATGTATTGGGCTGATCAACCAGAAGAAGCCGGAGGACCTGCAGATTTATGAGACTGCAAAGCTCCTGGAATATAAGATGTACCAGCTGAACTTAAATGATTTTGCTGAAAAGGTCAATGAAAACTACAGAAAAAACGGCGGTTATGAGGAAATCCGCTTTTCCTTAAACTGCAATCCCCGGGAGATGTTTAAAGTCGCGGCAGAGACTTATCATGCGGAGAGAGGGAAGTTAAGCCCCATCAATAATTTGAGCAATGGCATGAAAAGCCTTTACATGCTGTCTCTTTTGGAGACCTACACAGAGGATGAAAAGCGGATTCCCAGCGTTGTTATCGTAGAGGACCCTGAGATTTTCCTTCATCCCCAGCTTCAGAAAATATCCAGCGAAATCCTTTACCGGTTATCCAAGAAGAATCAGGTGATTTTTACCACCCATTCCCCCGGAATGCTGTTTAACTTCACCAGCCGCCAGATCAGACAGGTGGTGCTGGATAGAGACGGCTATTCCGTTGTCAGGGACAGAACCGATATTGATGCCATTTTAGATGATTTAGGCTATGGCGCCAACGATTTTTTAGGAGTCAGCTTTGTGTTCATTGTGGAGGGCAAGCAGGATAAGAGCCGTCTGCCCCTTTTGCTGGAAAAATATTATTCGGAAATCCATGATAAAGAAGGAAATTTGTCCAGAATTTCCATCATCACAACCAACAGCTGTACCAATATAAAGACCTATGCCAATTTAAAATACATGAATCAGGTGTATTTAAGAGACCAGTTCCTGATGATCCGGGATGGGGATGGAAAGAATCCTGAGGAACTGGCGGGCCAGCTTTGCCGGTATTATGACGAGCGCAGTTTAGAGGACATCGATAAGCTGCCAAAGGTCACCAGAAGGAATGTGCTTATTTTAAAATACTATTCTTTTGAGAATTATTTTTTAAATCCCAAAGTCATGGCTGAGCTTGGAGTGGTGGAAAGTGAAGAAGCCTTTTACCGGACTCTGTTTGAGAAATGGAAGGAGTATCTTTTCCGGTTAAAGAGCGGGAGACAGTTTGTGGAGACAGTAGGTAAGGATATGGAATCAATGGAGGATTTAAAGGCTTATATGGAGGAATTTAAGATTTATATGCGGGGCCATAACCTGTATGATATTTTTTACGGGCCTTATAAAAAGCAGGAAGGGGAGCTGTTGAAGAAATACATTGATCTGGCTCCCCGGGAAGATTTTAAAGATATTTTAGATGCCATTGATAAGTTCGTTTATTTTGAAAGCAGAAAGGCAGAGGCATGA
- a CDS encoding FAD-dependent oxidoreductase, with amino-acid sequence MEKSKRKMVKCLVCGAVFEEGNEVCPVCGVGLENFVPYEEEERNYHKDTEELYLILGNGAAGVSAAEAIRERNSTCSIVMVTKEDCLPYSRPMLTKSVMGKDEREELLLHDPAWYEERNILNLTGKQAEKIDIREKEVTFDDGIRLKYDKCIYALGSECFIPPISGNEKEEVVAIRRLSDIEKINSLLSKSKQAVVIGGGVLGLEAAWELKKAGLSVTVLEQGTYLMKRQLDEEAGEFLKTIILEKGIDVKFQAATREIEGEDRVTGVRLEDGTVLPADLVVISAGVRANVSLAEDAGAKSGRAVMVNKHMETTVPGIYACGDCAEYEGINYAIWPQAVEMGKAAGANAAGEKISYKTVTAALTFNGMDTSLFAVGDAGKDPGKTYEVRREADEERQTLKAYYYESGKLVGAILIGDTSDMGRILEEIE; translated from the coding sequence ATGGAAAAAAGCAAGAGGAAAATGGTAAAATGTCTGGTGTGCGGAGCTGTGTTTGAAGAAGGAAATGAGGTCTGTCCGGTCTGCGGAGTGGGTTTAGAAAATTTTGTTCCTTATGAGGAAGAAGAAAGGAATTATCATAAAGATACGGAGGAATTATATCTTATACTGGGCAACGGGGCGGCAGGTGTCAGTGCGGCGGAGGCGATCCGTGAGAGAAATTCCACCTGTTCCATTGTTATGGTGACAAAGGAAGATTGTCTGCCTTATTCCAGGCCAATGCTGACAAAGTCCGTGATGGGCAAGGATGAGAGGGAAGAACTGCTTCTTCATGACCCGGCCTGGTATGAAGAACGGAATATATTAAACCTTACGGGGAAACAGGCGGAGAAAATCGACATCAGGGAAAAAGAGGTCACCTTTGACGATGGAATCCGGCTTAAATATGACAAATGCATTTATGCCCTGGGATCGGAATGCTTCATTCCTCCTATTTCAGGAAATGAAAAGGAGGAAGTGGTTGCCATACGCCGCCTTTCTGATATTGAAAAAATCAATTCCCTTCTTTCAAAATCAAAGCAGGCCGTGGTCATCGGCGGCGGTGTGCTGGGATTAGAGGCGGCATGGGAACTGAAAAAGGCGGGACTTTCCGTGACGGTGCTGGAGCAGGGAACTTATCTTATGAAGCGGCAGCTTGATGAGGAAGCCGGAGAGTTTTTAAAGACCATCATCCTGGAGAAAGGGATTGATGTGAAATTCCAGGCAGCTACCCGGGAGATCGAAGGGGAAGACAGGGTGACAGGCGTCCGCCTGGAAGACGGCACGGTCCTGCCGGCAGATTTAGTGGTCATATCCGCCGGAGTCCGGGCCAATGTATCCCTGGCAGAAGATGCAGGGGCAAAATCAGGACGGGCCGTGATGGTAAATAAACACATGGAAACCACAGTACCCGGTATTTATGCATGCGGTGATTGTGCGGAATATGAGGGAATCAATTATGCCATCTGGCCCCAGGCCGTGGAGATGGGAAAGGCAGCAGGAGCCAATGCAGCCGGAGAGAAGATTTCCTATAAAACCGTAACAGCCGCCCTCACATTTAATGGCATGGATACTTCCCTGTTTGCAGTTGGGGATGCAGGAAAAGATCCGGGAAAAACCTATGAGGTACGCAGGGAAGCGGATGAGGAGAGGCAGACTCTTAAGGCATATTACTATGAGTCCGGCAAGCTGGTGGGCGCCATACTCATCGGTGACACATCGGACATGGGAAGAATCTTAGAAGAGATTGAATAA